In Enterobacter sp. 638, a single window of DNA contains:
- the ppk2 gene encoding polyphosphate kinase 2, which produces MANKKVTKVIAETVKLAPLKTKDYEKELRRLHVELVKLQQWVVAKGLKVCIVFEGRDGAGKGGTIKAITERVSPRVFRVIALPAPTDKEKSQLYFQRYVPHLPSAGEIVIFDRSWYNRAGVERVMGFCTPEQVEKFLDGAPIIERSMVDAGIILIKYWLEVTPKEQERRLRDRIDDGRKTWKLSPMDIKSFNRWDEYTEARDAMFAATDTAWAPWYVARSEDKKRVRLNIISHLLSQIPYKSLPAETVKLPKRRKIGKIKPTDYPFRYISERF; this is translated from the coding sequence ATGGCGAATAAGAAGGTAACAAAAGTCATTGCTGAAACCGTTAAACTTGCGCCCCTCAAAACAAAGGATTACGAAAAAGAACTGCGTCGTCTGCATGTGGAACTGGTGAAACTCCAGCAATGGGTTGTCGCGAAGGGCCTTAAGGTGTGCATCGTGTTTGAAGGGCGTGACGGCGCGGGAAAAGGCGGCACCATTAAGGCCATCACCGAGCGCGTCAGCCCCCGTGTTTTCCGGGTGATTGCCCTGCCCGCGCCGACCGACAAAGAAAAGAGCCAGCTCTATTTCCAGCGCTACGTGCCGCATCTGCCTTCTGCCGGTGAAATCGTCATTTTTGACCGCAGCTGGTACAACCGCGCGGGCGTTGAACGCGTCATGGGATTTTGTACGCCGGAACAGGTCGAAAAGTTTCTGGACGGCGCGCCGATTATTGAGCGTTCGATGGTGGATGCGGGCATTATCCTGATCAAATACTGGCTCGAAGTGACGCCAAAAGAACAGGAACGCCGCCTGCGCGATCGCATTGATGACGGGCGCAAAACCTGGAAACTGTCGCCAATGGACATTAAGTCGTTCAACCGCTGGGATGAATATACAGAAGCGCGCGACGCCATGTTTGCCGCTACCGATACCGCCTGGGCGCCGTGGTATGTGGCGCGATCGGAAGATAAAAAACGCGTGCGGCTGAATATTATCTCGCACCTGCTTTCGCAGATCCCTTACAAATCATTGCCTGCTGAGACGGTCAAACTGCCGAAGCGTCGAAAAATTGGCAAGATTAAACCAACCGATTATCCATTCAGGTATATTTCTGAGCGGTTTTAA
- the fdnI gene encoding formate dehydrogenase-N subunit gamma — protein sequence MSKSKMIMRTTFIDRACHWTVVICFFLVAVSGISFFFPTLQWLTETFGTPQMGRILHPFFGVLIFVVLMFMFVRFVHHNIPDKQDIPWVKGIVEVLKGNEHKVAKVGKYNAGQKMMFWTIMSMIFVLLVTGVIIWRPYFAHYFPIQVIRYSLLIHATSAIILIHAILIHMYMAFWVKGSIKGMVEGKVSRRWAQKHHPRWYRDVERLEAKKESTEGIK from the coding sequence ATGAGTAAGTCAAAGATGATAATGCGCACGACGTTTATCGACCGCGCCTGTCACTGGACGGTGGTGATCTGCTTCTTCCTCGTGGCCGTGTCGGGGATTTCGTTTTTCTTCCCGACGCTGCAATGGCTAACCGAAACCTTCGGCACGCCACAGATGGGGCGCATTCTGCATCCGTTCTTTGGCGTGCTGATCTTCGTGGTGCTGATGTTTATGTTCGTGCGCTTCGTTCATCACAACATTCCGGATAAGCAGGATATTCCGTGGGTGAAGGGAATTGTTGAAGTCCTGAAAGGCAATGAGCATAAAGTTGCGAAAGTGGGTAAATACAACGCCGGGCAAAAGATGATGTTCTGGACCATCATGAGCATGATTTTTGTGCTGCTGGTGACGGGCGTGATCATCTGGCGTCCGTATTTTGCGCACTACTTCCCAATCCAGGTGATTCGCTACAGTCTGCTGATCCATGCGACGTCGGCCATTATTTTGATCCACGCCATCCTGATTCATATGTATATGGCATTCTGGGTGAAAGGCTCGATTAAAGGCATGGTTGAAGGGAAAGTCAGTCGCCGCTGGGCGCAGAAACACCATCCGCGCTGGTATCGTGACGTCGAAAGGCTGGAAGCCAAAAAAGAGAGTACGGAAGGGATTAAGTAA
- the fdxH gene encoding formate dehydrogenase subunit beta has protein sequence MAMETQDIIKRSATNPMTPAPRARDFKAEVAKLIDVSSCVGCKACQVACSEWNDIRDEVGHCVGVYDNPADLSAKSWTVMRFSETDQNGKLEWLIRKDGCMHCEDPGCLKACPSAGAIIQYANGIVDFQQDNCIGCGYCIAGCPFNVPRLNKDDNRVYKCTLCVDRVSVGQEPACVKTCPTGAIHFGTKKEMLDVAQARVDKLKARGYNHAGIYNPQGVGGTHVMYVLHHNDQPELYHNLPKDPAIDTSISLWKGALKPLAAAGFVATFAGLIYHYIGIGPNKEVDDDEEDRHE, from the coding sequence ATGGCAATGGAAACACAAGACATCATTAAACGCTCCGCAACCAACCCGATGACGCCCGCGCCTCGTGCGCGGGATTTTAAGGCGGAAGTGGCCAAGCTTATCGATGTCTCCTCCTGTGTGGGCTGCAAAGCCTGCCAGGTGGCCTGTTCAGAGTGGAATGACATTCGCGATGAGGTCGGGCACTGCGTGGGGGTTTACGATAATCCGGCGGATTTGAGCGCCAAATCCTGGACGGTGATGCGCTTTAGCGAAACGGATCAAAACGGCAAGCTGGAGTGGTTGATCCGCAAAGACGGCTGTATGCACTGCGAGGATCCGGGCTGTCTTAAAGCGTGCCCGTCAGCAGGGGCCATTATTCAGTACGCCAATGGTATCGTCGATTTCCAGCAGGATAACTGTATTGGTTGTGGCTACTGCATCGCGGGTTGTCCGTTCAACGTACCGCGTCTGAACAAAGACGATAACCGGGTATACAAATGCACGCTGTGCGTGGATCGCGTGAGCGTCGGCCAGGAGCCTGCCTGCGTGAAAACCTGTCCGACCGGCGCGATTCATTTTGGTACCAAAAAAGAGATGCTGGATGTGGCGCAGGCGCGCGTCGATAAGCTGAAAGCACGCGGCTATAACCACGCGGGGATTTACAATCCGCAGGGTGTCGGGGGAACGCACGTCATGTATGTGCTGCACCACAACGATCAGCCGGAGCTTTATCATAATCTGCCCAAAGACCCCGCCATTGATACCTCTATCAGTTTATGGAAAGGCGCGTTGAAACCGCTCGCCGCGGCCGGTTTTGTCGCTACGTTCGCGGGGCTGATTTACCACTATATAGGCATCGGTCCCAACAAAGAGGTGGATGATGACGAGGAGGATCGCCATGAGTAA